A DNA window from Primulina tabacum isolate GXHZ01 chromosome 12, ASM2559414v2, whole genome shotgun sequence contains the following coding sequences:
- the LOC142520996 gene encoding peroxidase 5-like, with amino-acid sequence MAARGRMIAATFVVCSLILPLVSSASKTTTPYPNVVNSPSDDLKQNTEHQTRLLLDNESSDENANEIEANGDVSEAEPVENAPQGLIEGFYQKHCPRAEQIVTELLMKTLQRDHTLGPSIVRLFTHDCLVKGCDASILLENTPEGQFKVEKNSAINKPFIRGYEVIYEMKAQLEAECPGIVSCADILAFANRDALVHAGVPTYKVAAGRRDGLSSLATNVMNNVPLLNTPAQGIIEIFDRKGLTLEDMIVLDGAHSIGRAHCVNVIPRISDESKCREMDPSYVDHLRSICANINNTVPLDPVTPNKMDVRIYDEFLINRAVLPPDDALAKDSNSNAIMKKLAGDQEGWLAKFVTAVIKMGEIEVLTGDKGEIRKDCRAVN; translated from the exons ATGGCGGCAAGAGGAAGGATGATCGCGGCAACATTCGTTGTCTGCTCATTAATCCTCCCTCTGGTTTCCTCTGCGTCGAAAACGACGACACCATATCCTAATGTCGTCAACTCTCCATCAGACGATCTCAAACAAAATACGGAACACCAGACGCGGTTACTTTTGGATAATGAGTCTTCGGATGAGAATGCTAATGAAATTGAAGCTAATGGAGACGTATCTGAAGCCGAGCCGGTGGAAAATGCGCCACAGGGTTTGATCGAAGGGTTCTATCAGAAGCATTGCCCACGAGCGGAGCAGATCGTCACTGAGTTGTTGATGAAAACTCTGCAAAGAGATCATACCCTTGGTCCATCCATTGTTCGTCTCTTCACGCATGATTGTTTAGTCAAG GGGTGTGATGCTTCAATCCTGCTAGAGAACACGCCCGAAGGCCAGTTTAAAGTGGAGAAGAATTCAGCCATCAACAAGCCGTTCATCAGAGGCTACGAAGTAATCTACGAAATGAAGGCGCAACTCGAGGCCGAATGCCCAGGCATCGTCTCCTGCGCCGATATACTAGCATTCGCCAACCGAGACGCCCTCGTCCACGCCGGCGTCCCCACCTACAAAGTCGCCGCAGGCCGCCGAGATGGCCTATCTTCCCTCGCCACGAACGTCATGAATAACGTACCGCTCCTCAATACTCCCGCTCAAGGAATTATAGAAATTTTCGATAGGAAAGGGCTGACTCTAGAAGACATGATCGTTCTAGACGGCGCACACTCCATAGGCAGGGCACACTGCGTCAATGTTATACCAAGGATTTCCGATGAAAGCAAGTGCCGAGAAATGGACCCGAGCTACGTCGATCATCTGCGATCAATCTGTGCAAACATCAACAACACGGTGCCATTGGATCCGGTCACGCCGAACAAGATGGATGTGCGGATATATGACGAGTTTTTGATCAACAGAGCGGTGCTTCCACCGGACGATGCGCTGGCGAAAGACTCGAACTCGAATGCCATTATGAAGAAATTGGCAGGTGATCAGGAGGGTTGGCTTGCAAAATTTGTCACGGCTGTTATTAAAATGGGAGAGATTGAAGTGCTGACAGGGGATAAGGGAGAGATCAGGAAAGATTGCAGGGCTGTCAATTGA
- the LOC142520046 gene encoding peroxidase 44-like yields MPKGHARVLAARMAARGRITVAATFISCALVLPLLASAFEPSESGLRFPLLDFINSPFKNIEGVQTEDPRPKDDEDGSQSSEVPENEMSYEASPSKGEEKESVEKAKIEQTEEGNGVVGQQNAKPVENEGQGRGGEAKPVEGIGEAAPVGNAKEGLMEGFYEKDCPQAEQIVNEVLMKNLKKDATLAPAIVRLFSHDCLVKGCDASILLDETPSGEDVEKKATQNGQFVRGFDMIDEMKERLEAECPGIVSCADIIAFANRDSLVYTGLPTYKVAAGRRDGLTSLAVNAKNNLPVPDTPIQEMIDMFKRKGLTLEDLVVLVGAHSIGTAHCRVVRGRLFDRNKSKEMDPNYAEQMRFMCERDDNTLPFDSVTHNKMDSQIYNQFLDKRALLESDNALAKDPHGNDIMKKMASDQAAWFQKFIRATVKMGEIEVLTGDQGEIRKQCRVVN; encoded by the exons ATGCCAAAAGGACATGCTCGTGTCTTGGCAGCAAGAATGGCAGCAAGAGGAAGGATTACCGTAGCTGCAACGTTCATTTCTTGTGCATTAGTCCTCCCTCTGCTGGCCTCTGCATTCGAACCAAGCGAATCGGGACTACGGTTCCCGTTACTTGATTTCATCAACTCACCATTCAAAAATATTGAAGGTGTTCAAACCGAAGATCCACGTCCTAAGGACGACGAGGATGGTTCCCAGAGTTCCGAGGTACCCGAAAACGAGATGTCCTATGAAGCTAGTCCTTCTAAAGGCGAGGAGAAAGAGTCGGTAGAGAAGGCGAAGATCGAGCAGACAGAGGAAGGAAATGGGGTTGTAGGCCAACAAAATGCCAAACCTGTTGAAAATGAAGGTCAAGGACGTGGAGGTGAAGCCAAACCAGTGGAGGGTATTGGCGAAGCAGCGCCTGTCGGAAATGCGAAAGAGGGTTTGATGGAAGGGTTCTATGAGAAAGATTGCCCACAAGCGGAGCAGATTGTGAACGAGGTGTTGATGAAGAATCTGAAGAAAGATGCAACTCTTGCTCCAGCCATTGTTCGTCTCTTTTCGCATGATTGTTTAGTCAAG GGGTGTGATGCTTCAATCCTGCTAGACGAGACACCCTCAGGCGAGGATGTGGAGAAGAAAGCAACCCAAAATGGCCAGTTCGTCCGCGGCTTTGACATGATCGACGAAATGAAAGAACGCCTCGAAGCCGAATGCCCTGGCATCGTCTCCTGCGCCGACATAATCGCATTTGCCAACCGAGACTCCCTCGTCTACACGGGCCTCCCCACCTACAAAGTAGCCGCAGGCCGACGAGACGGCCTAACTTCCCTCGCCGTAAATGCCAAAAACAACTTGCCGGTCCCCGACACTCCCATCCAAGAAATGATCGATATGTTCAAGAGAAAAGGGCTGACCTTAGAAGACCTGGTCGTGCTAGTCGGCGCACATTCCATCGGCACCGCACACTGCCGCGTCGTCAGAGGCAGACTGTTCGACAGGAACAAGAGTAAGGAAATGGACCCGAACTACGCCGAGCAGATGCGGTTCATGTGCGAGAGGGATGACAACACGCTGCCCTTCGATTCGGTCACGCATAACAAAATGGATTCGCAGATATACAACCAGTTCTTGGACAAGAGAGCCTTGCTCGAATCGGATAATGCGCTGGCTAAAGACCCGCATGGGAACGATATCATGAAGAAAATGGCAAGCGATCAGGCGGCCTGGTTTCAGAAATTCATCAGGGCTACTGTTAAAATGGGAGAGATCGAAGTGCTGACAGGAGATCAGGGAGAAATCAGGAAACAGTGCAGGGTAGTCAATTGA